GGGCAAAAAAAGTCTCGCCTGATGAAAAGAAGTCTTACCTCTACGAGATCAAATAGCTAGGCAAGCCTTATGTGGATGTTATTGTTCACAATATGTATACACttcaatttgttttattataataaattgatgatgttttttttgtcttttttagaGATTTCATGTCAACCATCAAGAAGGCACGTACAGATTTTACAAGGCCCATGCATTTTGAGTCAATTAACACTTCATAGAAAAAATGATACAATGAATGTCATCAACAAGAAATTAACGATAACCCAAAAAGAGATATTCCAGACAACATGTTTTGGGCACTTCCTAGGATTAGAGATGACCCATTTTAGTTTTGTACTTATACACtcggtgttattttatttaatcaaccATGAGGATACAACAAGAGGCTTTGGCTCAAATTAAAAGGCATCAATGTCCAATTTAGCCTTTTAGAGTTTGTAATGGTTATAAGTACCATTTTAGGGCATGATATAGATGTGTCAGCCTACATAGATTGTTTGGAGAGCCCCCGATTAAGGCATTAATACTTTTTTAGTGTAAGGTCAATAACTTATTTGGACATACAAAAGGTACTTGAGTCATAGTTTTGGGGCAACTGTGACAAAGATGTTGTGAAGTTTACagtattatatttattacattTCAAACTATTAAGATCAGAAAATAGGATACTGATTCaagatcaaatattatttttagtcaaTAATCTTGATGCAGACAACCAATACCCTTGGGGTTTAGTAGTCAGAAGTGTGACATCAGACTCCATATGGCAAGATATACATGTCAAGTACATGAAATGTTCTATTGACTCCCTACCTTAACCGAGCTCGCCCCCTATGCTCATTTACCCATTGATAGGGTTCCTAATAACATTCTAGGTAACCATGGATAATAAATATAGTTGGTTTATTACATACAATCATAAATACTAACAAGAGTTTTTGTCCATTATACAATATTGGATTTACGAGACATTAGAAAACTGAAAGGCTTTTGTCCATCTCGAAGCAGATGATAGGTCCTTTTTATACTAAAGTAAAAGACTATTGTCCTATTGACATGGGATGATATACTCGTAATATTTTAGGCTTCTCCTCTAAGTAGAAAGATCATTCATACTTCTTTAGTTGATTGGTTcatattaaattagtttaattttaacaaatttccATTCTTTTCCAAGAGGTTATTGCTTTTGTATTGCATCTAACACAAATTATGCAAGAAATAGAGTGATGCATATAAGCATTCGATTTCTTAGGAGAAGAGGCACATACATCCTCATTAGATGAAGAGCTTGTTGCATCTTATGATGATGAGCATACTCACTTGACATGTTTTGTAGTTTACAACTCTTTATTCCTAACATGTTGATGCTCCGTTGCATAAACGTCGAGCCCCGAGCTCTCTATGGCCTCCCTCATGTTTAAGTGTCACCTGAACAAGTTTTAAGCCTATAACTCCCTATGGTCTTCCTTTATGTTTGAGTGTCCCATACACGGGTTCTAAGCCTTAGTTCCCCATGGCCTCCCCTATGTACAAGTGTCCCCCGAACAAGTTTTGAGCTTATAACTCCCTAAGGCTTTCCTTTATGTTTAGGTGTCCCCTGCACAGGTTCTAAGCCTTAGCTCCTCATGGCCTCCCCCATGTACAAGTGTACCCTACAAGGGTGTCCAACCCCAACTCTCTAGCACCTTCCTCTATGTACGGGTGTCTCTCACatgtatgttttgttttttgtttttttgtagtGAGCACACATGTTACTTTTAATGTTGTGGTTACAAAAACCGTTGACGACATTAAGTAATATGTTTGCCACCAACACAATGGTTAAAAGATATCAATCTAAAATAATGACCAAGTTTGAGACGTCACTAATGCATATATATAGATACCTCAAGAGCAGCGTCCACGTTTCCaatttctcttttctcccaATACCAAAGGTTAGCAGATGAATCTGATTATTACCCTCCTTCATAATAGTAACTAATAGTGACCAAAAGTACTTCCCCTTTAAATGTTAAGTGTCAATGGAAATCATTAGATAACAAAACTGCTAAAACCTCCTTATCGAACACCCAAATGCCataaagaaaacttaaacttaTTATCTCCGTCATTATCAATATGTGTTATTGTTCTAGGATTTCATAACTCTAGATTATGACAATACTTAGGTAAGAGCATAAAAGACTTCTCGAGTGATCCTTTTAATGCATTTAATGCATATGTCTTGGCATGTCACACTTGTATGTATGATATATCAATCTTGTACATAGTCGCCATGTCAGagataatttctttttgtcGATATATGTGGGTAACcacaaatattgatttaagGATTGACCCCAAGTCTTGAGCACTAACTTGACTATGATGTGGTAATATCTAATCCCATAGATAAGTGTGTTCTTTGCCAATATACTATAACACCTAAAAATCTCCATTGTTGTCCTTTGTTGCTCTGCCTACCATTTACATTACTCAACTAAACATTTGTTCTTCTACATTTTCCTATCAGAGTGAGGTACTTTGTATTCAAAAGTTATCTTTAAAGCATGTCTTTcaaataattcttttaattcTACCTTAGAATTATAATAACCCATTACTTTTAAACTCTTTTCAGTTTGTGTTTCATGATTACTAATAGCCTCGTTCTCAACATCCACGATAATTTAGAAAACccactaaaaaaaattaggatcatgaatatttttcatatatgctTTATGACCAAACTATAATGTTCCACATAACACTCGACCTCATCATTACGATCATTGATTGGACTTCTCTTAGCATCTTCGCATGCATCGTACATCTTAGGGTCTTTGATCGGTACATCATACATCTTGTCAACTTCCACAAACCTCGTGaattgatcatcatcatcattacccTTAACATCATTATCATAATTCTcattatcatcttcatcatcatgaTTCACATCATACTCCTAGAAAATATGTGATTGTGCCCAATTGTATGTCGAATTATCCTCCTTTTGTTCATGCTCAACCTATTCTTCTTGAAGATTGTCTCTTCCTTCGATACAACTCTCTGAAACATAAAGTTGTGTAGATCCTAGTTTTTTTTCGTACTGCCAACATCACAtactcaaaatcatcattatcTCAAATCTCATAGGCTTTCTACTCAATGATACTTCATTAAGCATAAATATGTGAACATTTTAGGTAATAGCATATTTTTTCAACAAATCCTTTGAAACTAGCGCTTATGTCAATGCAAATCACTCTTTCGTCCCTACTAACATATCTCGTAATATTGTCATCTCTTGTAACCCATTTTCCTCCAAACTGAATCATAAAAACAacttttttccattttgaaaTGAAAGTAAAACCTACGATAATTAAAGTATGACAAATGaactagggaaattataatttttgaaataaaatgagaaattaCAACATATTCGTTTGTACTAGGCTCACCTAATGGGGCTTGTCAGGACTTCCAGGTGCACCTCGCCTACCTTTCGTTCTTCACTAGTTATGTTTTCTACATCATATTCATGTCAAACATATCATAAACATGCATTCCacctaattaataaatttttctagTAGATATATCGGtactttaactaatttaattgaCAAAAAGTAACATTTGTCAAAAATCTCATTTCctcaacaaaatcacaaagtTTATGtactataaattataatttaattgtgtaatcaaatatagataatattaagAGTTTGGATCAACACTTACCTGAATTATGATGatttttatgcaaaatttttcataaaacaaCTACTATTTTATAGTGAAAAGTCAATTGAATGTTGTGTTTTTAAAGTTGAACACGAGAATAAATTTGGTATTATAGCTCACTTTGTGGTATATATGCATAaccagaaaaatattaaataaaattgtatagaaaagtcaaaaagtgggtataaatttcaattttcttatatatatagtcttaggaccataaataaaatagtacaTTCTAGTATCAAGAAAGCTCATAATTGTGTTAAAAGTTCATCAGGGATGATGGGCCACggagaaaagtaaaattaagGTGGTCGAAAAGTCCAACTCAGTCAATGTTGTGCATAGAGATGTCAATTGGGTTAGATTAAATAGAGACCTGATCTAAAACTTGGGAATAAGGTCTGATCCAGTACTGCAGTGTATCAAGAGCCCACCCCATAGATCTCTCAAGGTCAAGTCATGGGCCTAAGTGTTAGAACAATGGGTCGGCCAAGCCCGATCCATTacctttcataattttttaaaaattataattaattaattaataattataatataaaaaattataaatatttataaagaaataaaaattttagacttaaaaaatGACTTTGAGTTATTTATAGTCGATGAAGGAAATAGaagattttattctttaatttctatgactatttataaaatacaaaagtgTAAGTGTAAAAGtttcacatttaaaaaaattcaatcactcattttctttatacactgtaaataaagattaaataaagtaaaaggtTCAACCAAACTCATGTTTTAAATCCCACAACAGTGATATTGATCATGAGAACTAACtcctttattataaataagtttatcttcttttttatcacaatttaattttctaacatgttttgtaattaaagaaaacataattaaaaaattatttaataaaaataaatttttattaaagttaatgggTCAATCCATCTAAGAGCAACCCGTTGTATATAGGGTAAAGCTTCGGTTTTAAAGTTTTCATGGGTTGACTCGATCCTTACACCCGATAGACTGAGCTAAAGCTAACCCAGCCTGACCCAACACTACCTCTAGCCGTGGGCGACGACCACAAAACAGTTGGTTGATGTTTTCATCTTCCCCAGCAGAAAATTGCAGTCATGTATCATCTAtcaatcaaaaatattattacttaaTTTGTCAAAAGGAGGAATATTAACTTGCCTGGCAAAATATCCCCCCATTGCAATTGCTCATGCACTATCGTGCCACTGGATCCACATGGAAATTTAGTCAATAAAAGTCCTCCCTCTTACTGCATTTTCATTCTAATAATTAAACAGAGCCCTTCTAAATAATGCATTTACAGTTCATTAATATGATATGAcacgatataaaaaaatttaatttaatttaatataaaaataacccATACCAACTTTAATATTTAGAGAAACGTTActctaataaaatttgatatgaataaattataaaaatattataagataatatcaacaattaaaattcttataaattatatattgttctatctttatatagttatgattacttatttattcttgatttttatttaattattcggtaacaaaaatataattttgttagtaagattattgtatgttttaatggtctttatatataatatttagagtatttataaataagacaaaatattatagtaaGTTTTATAAATAGTAAGTTTAGtgtaatttaatgaaaaaattaaaatattaaaaacacttATTCTGATGCACTTAGGGAAATCTCACATCAACAAAGTACGAAAAAAATGTtggatatgtatatacattttatattacttgaagATGTTAAAATATGATTAGTTAAATAACTTATGAACTCTTTAAACATTTTGACAATATCCTATTAAACCCAAGATGTTACAAATAATAGTGTCGAATCAGTTTGAGTTTTATTAGGTTAACTTGAACATTATAGGATTGGACTagaattgaatatttttcatacaattctaatttagattagattataattaaaggtttttaactcaaaactcaaattgACACGTTACAAACATAATTTAATGACACAAATTATCAGGATTAGTTACAATATGGAACACTATACACTCAAAAgaattctttttataattataaaagtgttttaaatattttttaaaacaaaacaaataaattaaatacaaaataatctcaaaaaggaaaaataaattagaccCTAGTGTTAATAATAAGTGATGTTGAAGCACAATTATCTCTCTTCCACGGAGAGGAAACAAATAGTTGAATTTTGATCATAAACATGGTGGTTAAGAATACAGTACTCCAATCATGCAATGTATTAATCTCTCCCAAGCTCTTCCGATCCTCCTACTGCAATTGTGTCAATGCTTTTCTCTTCTGAATCTATCTGCCCAGGTAATATGTGGCAGTAATGATGAAGAACTGCCAAAACCCAAATACAATACAAGTCTAAATCTGTCAACTCTTCCTTCGTAAAAGAGAGATAAAAGGTGCCCAAATTTTCCCTGAGCACATCAAATTGTCTAAACTCATACACAGGATAGCCATTGGCCAGCGCACAAATTAACTTTTTTGTACAAAATCCTACTTACAATCGCACGTTACCATTCCATTGACAAGCTTGTGCATGTCATATTTTGACAATGAGCTCAGCATTATGCAAACTTCATCCCAGACTTAGTCTTCATCTTAAGGCTTTTCCGCTGCATCATATCTGAAGATTGGATTCTAACATCCTTCCAATCtctaaaagtaaaatcactggTGAGTTCGCTGTTAAGAGCCAGTAACACAAGAACATGGTTGCCTACTGTTTCTCTGCATTTGTGTCATCAATGCCTGATTTTAtgggattttgatttttttttttttttctgggtatTCTCTAATCTACCTCTGCTTGAATGATTGAATCTTGTTTAGGGGAGATAACCATACAGTCTAAGATCTGGCAGAAAAGTTTGCTTATAGGTTTCAAACTGAGATCAAATACAGCAATTATGAAAAGCACACACTTTAACCTGCAAAGATTAACAACCTCCAATTTTGACAGCATAGCCCAAAGCTTTAGTCAATTGAAAGGGACCAGCCATACAACCAATACAGGCAAAGCCTAAAAGAGCCAACCACAAATTCAAGACTTAATTTCTAAGGTCGGATCCCTCAAGTCGGTGTGCTTAAACATATAAAGCTGATGGCTATGTCCAACTAGAATATAAAAGAAACACCATCAGTCtctagaggaaaaaaaaaaaagattgattgCAGTTCAGTTTCTACATAAGCAAGTACTAATATGCATAATTATAACAATATGATTCATGTTACGACAGCATACAAaaacattgtttatttataccTAAAGCAATCAAACAGATGATATacatcagaaaaaaaaaaaaaaaaaccctttctGTGGCATGGGTGCTTGAAGAGGTACAAAACCTCTATATCCAGGCATGTTTCACATTTCCATTATCATATATACTAACAACAAGAATGATTCAACAAGCAAGAGCAACTTATGACAATCACTGTGAGCACTGATCTAGCAAGTTTCCCATGTCACAATCAATCACTTCAATTACCACCATCTTATTGGATAAAAGCTTAACAAGATCAAAGCAAATGTTTAATTAATGATTGAGataactatttttcaaacatttttttcaaatattggaCAAGCAGAAATTTCCACTAGGTAACATTGGCGGTACAGAAATTGTCATGAGCAATTTCAGTGAAAGCAAGAAAAAGGTATCACAAAAAGTATACTCAAGAGTAGTTCTTTAAATTTAGTCAAATCtacttttcatcaaaattattgttcaaaaaCATCTTTACCCCCTTCTATTCACAACCTTCAATAATCTGTTGAAATTACATCTCAATAGCAAATTACCAGGCTTTCAAGTGCGGTAAAGGAGGCTTGCAGAATGTCACCaagttttatatgattaattggGTGGGTACCATAGGAGTCCCaagagttttgaaaaatagttgaTGAAATGCACATGGGATATGCATCTCTCTTCCTTAGTAGTCCAACCACAGCTAGCCCAGTATTCAGCATGACATATGCAATTACTCAATACAAGTAAAGATGCTATAGAAATCTCCCAATAGCTCTGCTGGAGAATACACTAATTCCATGTGTTCTAAAAGCAGTTCCCATTAAATTGTCGAGATTCAAACCACATGCCTATTTACTCAGTGTAAAAGCACATTTAAAGCTTCAATGTGTAGAAGACTCAAAAGTAGAAGAAATAAAGTCCTCTGATTGCAGctgacacacacacacacacttgagGGTGACAACATATATCAGTTTATACTAAAGAAACCATCTCCATTCTCCACTATAAGAGAACAAGTAACTTCAGTACTAAACAGGGCAAGCTTACTTCAGAGACgtgaagacgaagacgaagatcCAACAATGCAGGGAACCACAGCCAGCACATTTGTGCtatttctccaaaaaaaaaaaaaaaaatcagcaaaTTATTTGGAGTAATATCTGATTCTATACATCTAAACCAGTGATGCTATGTTAACAAGCATTTTGATTCAAgtacaataataaattagaaaaccAACTATAATGCAACAATGAACTGCACAAATCAAAATGTTCATGTATGACACCCTTAAGGAATTAGCCAATCGATATAGCAACACTTTGGAAGGAGAAATGGCTGTAAACATATTCATAGTGAATTTTAGTTAGGAAGTTCAATAATTTGGGTCACAAAGAACCTAGCCCAAAGCTTACACAATAATTAGATGAGGTTACAATATGGATGGTATTCACATAAAAAGTCAATATAAGCTTTGGAAACTTGATAATTTGATCTTCAAGCTGACATTGCCTGATTTAGGCAGACCCGACAATCCTAGAAATGGATGATGCAAAGTTAGCAAGCAGCAACATCATATTGATTTTTCTAAAGCATACATAACTTATTATTCATATGATTCATTGCAGcacaaaaatttaatatttcttcCCCAAAGCCTCCTGTGCAtgccaatttcattttcattactcATTAGGATTTCAAAAAGATATAAGACATAAATGAGTTTAACGAGCATTGTCCATGTTCTACAGTTAGCAAATTATTTAATGACCACATAGAAGCACAACAAAATCAAAGATCAAGTTtacaaattcaaaacaaaacaatgtcTATTATTCAGAAAGAAGAGACGCAGAATTACAACTTTTGTTCCATGTTGGATCAGCCAGTTGATATACAAAAGTTCTTTGAAAGCATGGACAACAAGAAAGCTTTAAGCACATCAAAGAGAGCCCTGCATAATGTCAAAGCTAGTTCTGTATTGGCCAAAATACTAATTATTTGTCTGTACAGATGTCCagtaattcataaaaaaattatacttttgcATTTAGCCGGGATAGAAAAATTGACCCAATAAAAGATAAGCTAAAACTACACTTCCAGCTTCCCCGAGGTCCTTGAcaaatataaatcaaagaaacctTCCTTCCCTAACACCAACGAACTACGAACCAGGTAATTCCTCCAATAACCAATTATAGTGAATGCAAGTTTAAAACACTGTCTTCGGATGATATTACAAGTTATACTACTTCATAGATGCTTCTTAAAGCACATTCGAGACAGTAAAAATGTATTCATCAAAATTATCTCAAGAATTGTTGTGTAACAGTTATATTAACTAATCAATAATCAACACTTAATTTAAGACACTTAAAGCACACATAATTCACGTAAACTTCCCAGTGGGAGAACAAGATTtcttgaaaaatctaaaaatgtaaggggaaaaaaattaCCTCAAACTCTAAAAACTCAAAAAGCTAAACACAATCATAGCTTCCAGCACACCAAAACATGCTCCAGCAAAAACATCTAGAACAAAATGTCTGCCAAGCAGAACTCTAGAGACCGAAGTAAGCAAAGCCCAAGCCCAAACAGCAAACAGAAACCAACTATTTCCGATAAAAACATTGAACAAATAAGAGAAACCCGCAATGAAGAAAACTCGGGAGGCGTGGCCGCTGGGGAAAGAAAAGTTATCAACAGAAACAGCGGGGATCATGTTAGGATTGTAGTGGGGGCGAGATCTGCGGAAGATTGATTTAACGAGTCCGATTAAGAGAAGATCGAGAAGGAGACCCCGAAGGAAGGGAATTAAGTAAGTGGGCCGAATGGGAGTGATATAGAGGGAAAGAGCAAGAGGAAAGGATAGACGGAAGTCAGCGGAGTATTCGAGGAGGTGGAGAAAGGAGCGAGGTATGATTGAGTGGAAGAGAGAGTGAACGGATTGAGAGATTGTGGTGTCTAGGGTTATCACAGAGTGGTGGAATGATCGTGATTCCGTCGTGGTGGTGGCCGCGGCGGTGACGGAGGAGGGAACCATTGGGTTTGTTGTTGCGGGGCCTTGGACCAATGGAGTGCAAACAGATGTGCTTTGTTTTGTGGGGTTTGCTTtctgaacaattgaaaatgagtccgtttaattaattttcttttttaaggaaaattaattaaaataaaccaaaatcgATCGGTTTATAGGTTTTTAGGCTAAGGTAAAAAGGTTTGACCTATTTaagtcaataataatttttttacctattttatctttatgttaaaaaaataagtaaaatcaaAAGTAAAAAACTTTGAATGTTACTTtggttgaaaatgaaaaaaaaaaaatcaaaataaaaaatcagaaaGTATAGAGCAAAAATCACCAGCGAATATCCTACAATTAGCAAAATATATAGAAACGGTAATATATCAACAATAATTTCACATGTTAGttatcatttgtatttatttatttggtttatgtcatttttatcgatcggatataaataatatagtgTGGGTATGATTAAATGTTGGGTATtattgattgaataaaaaaatattttttttaaaatgtgcGTCGGTTGTGATGGTTACAGTGGTGGCTAGGGTTTTTAGAATGGAACCCTAAATTTGCCAACTTATACATATGGATGTTTTGAATGGTATATAaagatgtagtttcgatgttaatgggtGTCTGAAAGTGTATAGTATAGCCGTTGAAGAGACGAAATAGCGCAAATTTACAGGCAAATCGCCCAAACATTACGCGTACTACGCCAACCGCATCGACTGTGTGCAAATCGTACCATGCAACATCGTCAACTGCGTAATTATAAGCTTGTAAAAGACTAAGGAGAGAGAGAATTTTCTGTATTGATGCACTTTTTAATGGTTTATATGGGTTCCCTTTATAGGAGAGAATACAAGAACAAAATCTGGAAACTAAAAAAAGCTAGCTAGCGTAACTAATTACAGAGTTGACTACTCAATCTATTTACAGAAAAAATCATAGCTAATAAAACTCCTATTATTCGGTGTTATCACTACCGaaactttcctttttttaacaCTCCCCCTTCAAGCTGGTTTAAAGATATCCTTCATAGCCAGTTTGCCAATAATTCTATCAAACTGTCTTATAGGAAGTCCTTTTGTGAATACATCTACAACTTGTTCGGTAATAGGAATGTACGGCATGCAGATCACATCGCTTTCAAGTTTTTCCTTGATAAAGTGTTTGTCAACCTCTACATGCTTTGTTCTGTCATGAAGTACTGGATTGTGAGCTATTGAAATAGCAGCTTTATTGTCACAGTATAATTTCATGGGTAATGAACTAAAGATCTTCAAATCttccaacaatttttttatccacAACTCCTCACAAATTCCATGAGCAACTGATCTAAACTCGGCCTCTACACTACTTCTTGCTACTACATTCTGCTTCTTACTTTGCCAAGTAACAAGGTTGCCTCCAACAAATATGCAGTAGCCAGAAGTTAACAGTCTATCAATAACACTACCAGCCCAATCTGCATCAGTATAGGCTTCAACCTACAAATGCCTAcgatttttaaatagtaaaccTTTTCCAAGGGTTCCTTTTAGATAACTGAGAATTCTATAGATTGCATCAAAGTGTTTTTGTCCAGGTGAATGCATGAACTAGCTACCCATGCTAACTGCAAATGCGATATCTGGACGTGTATGTGACAAATAGATCAGTCTTCCAATAAGCCTCTGATACTGCTCTCTCTTCAAGACCTTTTTAGAAGGTTATAGCTTAAGGTTGGGCTCAATGGGTGTCTTGGCTAGTTTACATCCTAGTATACCTGTTTCATCAAGTAAATCGAGAACATATTTACGTTGATTCACAAATATACTTTCTTTGGTTCTAGCAAATTCCATTCCAAGAAAGTATTTCAAAGCGCCCAAATCCTTGATTTCAAAGTCAGATGCAAGTCTTTTTTTTAGTCTCTCTAATTCTTCATTGTCATCACCTGTCAAGACTATATCATGCACATAGACAATTAAAATTGCAACTTTGCCTTCACtattatgtttataaaacaTAGTGTGGTCAACCTAACTCTGACAATAGCCACAAGTCTTCACAGCTCTCCCAAATCTCTCAAACCAAGCTCTAGGGGATTGTTTGAGACCATATAACGACTTTTTTAGTTTACAAACTTTGG
This sequence is a window from Mangifera indica cultivar Alphonso chromosome 20, CATAS_Mindica_2.1, whole genome shotgun sequence. Protein-coding genes within it:
- the LOC123204916 gene encoding probable lipid phosphate phosphatase beta, which encodes MVPSSVTAAATTTTESRSFHHSVITLDTTISQSVHSLFHSIIPRSFLHLLEYSADFRLSFPLALSLYITPIRPTYLIPFLRGLLLDLLLIGLVKSIFRRSRPHYNPNMIPAVSVDNFSFPSGHASRVFFIAGFSYLFNVFIGNSWFLFAVWAWALLTSVSRVLLGRHFVLDVFAGACFGVLEAMIVFSFLSF